The proteins below come from a single Larimichthys crocea isolate SSNF chromosome XIV, L_crocea_2.0, whole genome shotgun sequence genomic window:
- the frem1a gene encoding FRAS1-related extracellular matrix protein 1a isoform X2, whose amino-acid sequence MGSWGQTLAWISLPVLLLGMTCSSHSSLVKVNKGLKVKRGQAAYLQEGDLQFHIPHQKDTCKVEVVLNEPITQRVGKVIPQVFDCHYLADEVKYVHNGCPLLKEDTVKLRLYRFTETETYMEVFSLHVDIMEPECSIIKLGPKSLEVPEFYSLSDPVDGNVVSFRYERRSSLECSVHLSSHDTHLPAHGQLVTGEPDKATKRGDEPESFIHLRQQLDNKERAMCKSEDCLKGLKLVKFTKIPCDDFLMMGLRYQHIDPPSPDVDYIAIKVDLKDTRSGSIYQSEQAWIPVRIVGAMPNQPPKPLFMSMFILEVDQFILTPLSTATIDAEDEETLKQLLVFNITKPPVDGFITHLSDHTRPISSFTWLDLNDMLIGYQPPNSSHTQRRNYEVEFEVYDFFFEKSPSMTVHMSVRNADTNAPRVSWNMGLSLLEGQSRPIKWEQFQIVDNDNLNAVRIITVDGLQHGRLTVRGGKGFMFTVNDIKAGVVRYHHDDSDSTKDFIIFRITDSHHQTRHKFPIKILPKDDTPPFLITNMLLEVSEGQTALLRGSTLQASDMDSSDDFILFNITRPPQAGEIMKIPGPGLTGYPVSHFLQKDLSQSMVYYRHLGNEVFDDSFEVVLSDFNDPPNLSESQVVMVHIEPVPDQPPKEVPGSSRCLVIKETEVVHITRQHLHFVDQESPDSELTYTVTTPPFYTGFHSSPDAGRLFLVDSIPKFTKDSNAPVLRLFTQHAVNFMKVAYMPPIMDIGPYPQYIQLVLSVTNHLGKTVTGICFNITVMPVDNQQPQVLTNRLTVDEGGESWLGPEHLLLSDVDSMEEALQVELQREPQHGALQLGGLQLKPGRSFTVQDLKSLKVRYKHDGSETVEDNIEFTATDGINPVSFVLQVKVIPVNDEVPVLVPGLKSVLSCTEGQEVVITAEYIYATDADSDNNSLAFLIARQPYHGVVLRDGVIVDRFIQADITAEIITYKHTGLEIGLTPRHDTITFVISDGETENTALCCSERNPTRTRGTAQLRDSLPVYDLQITVFPVDSQPPSLMTDIFMVDEGGTAPITASHLKASDMDTVLEELVVSLISPPQFGYIENILPSPGFEKSNMGISIASFSYKDIIDGHVNYVQSRHQRMEPTADQFMLCVSDGKHSSAHVPFYIIINPTNDEIPEFVARNITVQEGEMKQLDSSVLHAMDLDVPRDALIFSVVKAPQHGSIINHSSEKQAYKRREASPRSAVVDFTMTDLINGMDLRYMHDDSENMADSFTVQLTDGKHQLHRQVMVKVQPVNDEEPHVIRNNGLEVEPGEARIISSVTLFAQDGDTPSSEVMYIFESVPSQGLLQIKEGQVWVTVTAGRNCSQEKVDMNLLRYVHTGLHGSKTQDFFVFYLLDGKNQSPPQHFHISVKDLEKGNIAIFVKPVNVSRGDRVVLTTDVLLATDGTDKPEELLYTITNPPPHGHIEYIKHPGLAISTFSQLDIAANLVAYVHDNRASTPTETFQFVVSNGKSSRNGSFEITVEMVDRVLPSLSFNKGLSVPQGSSMILGPDCLAMSDPDTPPNALIFVLLQPPQYGRLLLGSATLTAGSNFTQKNVQELEVIYRHDGGPSQIDRFAFTAFDSTNRGFLLDGRLQTTPVFFTIQIKPLDKSSPEIVKLLPLWKAELLDDGRYGIFLSSRELKAHDSDSRDEELIFCIVRQPYFGYLENITTGGFVPQRFSQMELNKRTIVYIINPDRESLSDSLEFSVSDPLGNTGPSHILEFSWSTMELSQPEHSVCEDQGTFSLDIIRSGNLAESSYITVKVKEVTATAGKDFLFSASSLIQFDPGVSKRSWQTEIVQDHLEEAEEMFEVLLVAPEGTVIGSISKAQVTIRESGRKTGRRGQCRLNPEREAPVLGGKEVRSDTYPQHGSIQLEKLPLGTDAVIWSRGDSISRPAVNVPKKKLKVTGNPKSIAPSSVFHNGTDIVYTYHGIMQMQVEDDTSPSRKGRKANIRVVSRGAQRQASAAFTKTKTDVQPRISKPKTTGLGKGHATADSSTPKPCVPELMGLLHFNHSTNQLYHCNGVSWKPWAPTDQMVSAQMCPQGWTFHGGHCYTLSTEHKVTWSTANKACRERYKGTLTSVLSKVDMDWLWDFSGRKPFWIGLNDREGRGRWEWVGGEPVSYTNWRKTPPRSKMKGGKKCILVWKRAKWQIRDCKTSRGHRFVCSVKT is encoded by the exons ATGGGTTCATGGGGTCAAACGCTGGCCTGGATCTCACTTCCAGTGCTTCTGCTGGGAATGACCTGCTCATCACACAGTTCTCTTGTGAAAGTCAATAAGGGTTTAAAGGTGAAACGGGGGCAGGCAGCCTACCTCCAGGAAGGTGACCTGCAGTTCCATATTCCCCATCAGAAGGATACGTgcaaggtggaggtggtgttaaATGAGCCCATAACTCAACGAGTGGGAAAAGTCATCCCTCAG gTATTTGATTGCCACTATCTGGCTGATGAGGTTAAGTATGTCCATAACGGCTGTCCATTGTTAAAGGAGGACACTGTCAAGCTTCGACTGTACAG gttcacagagacagagacatacaTGGAGGTGTTTTCTCTCCATGTGGACATTATGGAACCTGAATGCAGCATCATAAAGCTGGGACCTAAATCCCTGGAGGTTCCTGAATTCTACAGCCTGTCTGATCCTGTGGATGGCAATGTGGTGTCCTTTCGCTATGAGAGGAGGTCTAGCCTGGAATGTAGTGTCCATTTGAGTAGTCATGATACCCACTTGCCAGCTCATGGCCAACTAGTCACCGGAGAGCCAGATAAAGCTACAAAGAGAGGGGATGAGCCAGAGAGCTTCATCCACCTACGTCAGCAGCTGG ATAATAAAGAAAGAGCGATGTGTAAATCTGAAGACTGCCTGAAGGGTCTGAAGCTAGTGAAGTTCACCAAGATTCCCTGTGATGACTTCCTGATGATGGGCCTGAGGTATCAGCATATAGACCCTCCATCTCCAGACGTGGACTACATTGCAATCAAAGTGGACCTCAAGGACACCAGGAGTGGCAGCATATATCAG TCTGAGCAGGCTTGGATTCCAGTGCGGATAGTTGGTGCAATGCCCAATCAGCCTCCCAAACCGTTGTTCATGTCCATGTTTATCCTGGAGGTCGACCAGTTCATCCTCACTCCGCTCTCCACGGCTACAATAGATGCTGAAGATGAGGAAACTCTCAAGCAGCTTCTGGTTTTCAACATCACCAAACCCCCCGTGGACGGCTTCATCACCCATCTGTCTGATCACACTCGTCCAATCTCCTCGTTTACATGGCTCGACCTCAATGACATGCTCATTGGGTATCAACCTCCAAACTCTTCACATACCCAACGTCGGAATTATGAG GTGGAATTTGAAGTTTATGATTTCTTCTTTGAGAAGAGTCCATCGATGACTGTTCATATGTCTGTAAGGAATGCAGACACCAATGCTCCAAGAGTGTCTTGGAATATGG GTCTCAGTCTGTTAGAGGGTCAGTCCCGTCCAATAAAGTGGGAGCAGTTCCAGATTGTGGACAACGACAACCTGAATGCTGTTCGAATTATCACTGTGGACGGCTTGCAGCATGGACGGCTCACTGTCAGAG GTGGAAAGGGCTTCATGTTCACCGTCAATGATATTAAAGCTGGCGTGGTTCGCTATCACCATGACGACAGCGACTCCACCAAAGACTTCATCATCTTCCGCATTACTGACAGTCACCATCAGACCCGACACAAGTTTCCCATTAAGATCCTCCCTAAGGACGACACCCCTCCGTTCCTCATCACCAACATGCTGCTGGAGGTGTCTGAGGGCCAGACAGCTTTACTGAGAGGCTCCACCCTCCAGGCCTCAGACATGGACTCCAGCGACGACTTTATTCTCTTTAACATCACCCGTCCCCCACAGGCAGGAGAGATCATGAAAATCCCAGGACCAGGTCTCACAG GTTATCCTGTCAGCCACTTTCTGCAGAAAGACCTGTCTCAGTCCATGGTTTACTATCGACACCTAGGGAATGAGGTGTTTGATGACTCCTTTGAGGTGGTTCTGTCGGATTTCAATGACCCACCCAACCTGTCAGAGTCTCAA GTGGTGATGGTGCACATAGAACCTGTTCCAGACCAACCACCTAAAGAGGTTCCTGGTTCCAGTCGGTGTCTTGTGATCAAAGAAACAGAAGTGGTCCATATAACACGGCAACACCTTCACTTTGTAGACCAGGAGTCCCCAGACAGTGAGCTTACATATACTGTTACTACTCCACCTTTCTACACTGGTTTTCACAG CAGTCCAGATGCAGGGAGGCTTTTCTTAGTCGACAGCATACCCAAATTCACCAAAGACTCCAACGCACCAGTGCTGCGGCTCTTCACACAG catgcagtgAACTTTATGAAAGTAGCCTACATGCCTCCAATCATGGACATCGGCCCGTATCCCCAGTATATCCAGCTTGTCCTCTCTGTGACCAACCACCTGGGCAAAACAGTCACCGGGATCTGCTTTAACATCACTGTGATGCCAGTGGACAACCAGCAACCACAG GTTCTTACCAACCGTCTGACTGTAGATGAGGGAGGGGAGTCCTGGCTCGGCCCTGAACACTTACTGCTGTCAGACGTAGACTCCATGGAGGAAGCCCTGCAGGTGGAGCTTCAGAGGGAACCACAGCATGGAGCTCTGCAGCTAGGCGGCCTCCAGCTAAAACCGGGCCGTTCTTTCACTGTGCAAGACCTGAAAAGCCTTAAAGTTAG GTACAAACACGATGGCTCAGAAACTGTTGAGGACAACATTGAATTCACCGCAACTGATGGTATCAACCCAGTCAGTTTTGTCCTGCAAGTGAAG GTGATACCTGTCAATGACGAGGTCCCGGTGTTGGTCCCTGGTTTGAAATCAGTCCTCAGCTGTACGGAGGGACAGGAAGTAGTCATCACAGCAGAGTATATCTACGCAACCGATGCAGACAGCGACAACAACAGCCTGGCCTTCCTGATCGCCCGGCAGCCGTATCACGGTGTGGTGCTCCGGGACGGTGTCATCGTCGATCGCTTCATCCAGGCAGACATCACTGCAGAGATAAtcacctacaaacacacag GACTGGAGATTGGACTCACTCCTCGCCATGACACCATCACCTTTGTTATTTCtgatggagaaacagaaaacactgctctgtgctgcagtgaaaGAAATCCCACCAGGACCAGAGGCACGGCTCAGCTCCGGGACAGCCTGCCTGTGTATGACCTCCAGATCACAGTGTTCCCAGTCGACAGCCAACCACCTTCACTCATGACAG ATATCTTTATGGTGGATGAGGGTGGAACTGCCCCGATAACTGCATCTCATTTGAAGGCCTCTGACATGGACACTGTCCTGGAAGAGCTGGTGGTCAGTCTGATTTCGCCACCTCAGTTTGGCTACATTGAAAACATCCTGCCCAGTCCGGGTTTTGAGAAAAGCAACATGGGCATAAGCATAG CCTCCTTTTCATACAAAGACATCATTGATGGTCATGTGAACTACGTACAGTCCAGACACCAGAGGATGGAGCCCACAGCTGACCAGTTCATGCTCTGTGTCTCAGATGGCAAACACAGCTCTGCCCACGTCCCCTTCTACATTATTATTAACCCAACTAATGATGAGATCCCAGAGTTTGTGGCTCGCAACATCACA GTACAAGAAGGAGAAATGAAGCAGCTGGACTCATCAGTTCTACATGCAATGGATCTGGATGTCCCAAGGGACGCCCTGATCTTCAGTGTGGTCAAAGCCCCACAGCATGGCAGCATCATCAACCACAGCAGTGAAAAGCAGGCCTACAAGAGACGGGAGGCCAGTCCTCGATCTGCAGTGGTCGACTTTACAATGACAGATCTTATAAATG GTATGGATTTGAGGTACATGCACGATGACTCTGAGAATATGGCGGACAGTTTTACCGTCCAGCTGACTGATGGGAAACACCAACTCCACAGACAAGTGATGGTTAAAGTGCAGCCAGTCAATGACGAGGAGCCTCACGTCATCAG GAACAATGGGCTGGAGGTGGAGCCAGGAGAAGCCAGGATTATATCCAGTGTTACACTCTTTGCACAGGACGGTGATACTCCTTCCTCAGAGGTCATGTACATATTTGAGAGTGTTCCAAGCCAAGGACTACTACAGATTAAG GAAGGTCAGGTCTGGGTGACAGTGACAGCGGGGAGAAACTGTAGCCAGGAGAAGGTGGACATGAACCTCCTGCGCTATGTGCACACCGGCCTGCACGGATCTAAAACACAGGACTTCTTTGTCTTCTATTTGTTGGATGGAAAGAATCAATCACCACCACAGCACTTCCACATCTCTGTCAAAGATCTAGAAAAAG GTAATATCGCCATCTTTGTGAAGCCAGTGAACGTCAGCCGTGGGGATCGTGTGGTCCTCACCACAGATGTGCTGTTAGCCACAGACGGCACAGACAAACCTGAGGAGCTTCTGTATACCATCACCAACCCTCCTCCTCACGGACACATCGAGTACATCAAACATCCTGGGCTGGCCATCTCCACCTTCAGCCAGCTGGACATAGCAGCCAACCTTGTGGCTTATGTTCATGACAACCGAGCCAGCACACCCACAGAAACCTTTCA GTTTGTTGTAAGTAATGGTAAGAGTAGCCGAAATGGAAGCTTTGAGATCACAGTGGAAATGGTGGATCGCGTCCTGCCGTCTCTGTCCTTCAACAAAGGCCTCTCAGTTCCTCAGGGCTCCTCCATGATTCTGGGTCCTGACTGCTTGGCAATGTCTGACCCTGACACTCCACCCAACGCCCTGATCTTTGTCCTGCTCCAACCGCCACAGTATGGCAGGCTGCTTTTAGGCAGTGCCACACTAACTGCTGGCTCAAACTTCACCCAAAAGAACGTGCAGGAGTTGGAGGTAATATACAGACATGATGGGGGACCATCGCAGATCGACCGATTTGCTTTTACTGCCTTTGACAGCACTAACCGGGGCTTCCTGCTGGATGGACGGTTACAAACTACACCTGTGTTCTTCACAATTCAG ATCAAACCTTTGGATAAATCGTCTCCTGAGATCGTGAAACTGCTTCCTCTTTGGAAAGCAGAACTTTTAGACGACGGCCGATATGGAATCTTTCTGTCATCTCGTGAACTGAAGGCCCATGACAGTGatagcagagatgaagagctGATATTCTGCATCGTTCGTCAGCCTTATTTTGGTTACCTAGAAAACATCACCACAG GTGGTTTTGTACCACAGCGCTTCTCTCAGATGGAGCTGAACAAGAGAACGATTGTCTACATCATCAACCCAGACAGGGAGTCTCTCTCAGACAGCCTGGAGTTCAGTGTGTCTGATCCTTTGGGGAACACTGGACCTTCTcacat ACTAGAATTCAGCTGGTCCACCATGGAGCTGTCTCAGCCTGAGCACTCCGTGTGTGAGGATCAGGGAACGTTCTCGCTGGACATCATCCGGAGCGGAAACTTGGCAGAGTCTTCATATATCACTGTGAAG GTAAAAGAGGTGACTGCAACAGCTGGAAAAGATTTCCTCTTTAGCGCCTCTTCCCTCATTCAGTTTGATCcag GAGTGTCAAAGAGGAGCTGGCAAACTGAGATCGTCCAGGATCACCTCGAGGAGGCTGAGGAGATGTTTGAAGTGCTGCTGGTTGCCCCTGAAGGCACAGTGATCGGCAGCATCAGCAAGGCTCAAGTCACCATCAGAGAGTCGgggaggaagacaggaagaagag GACAGTGCCGGCTGAACCCCGAACGAGAGGCTCCTGTTCTGGGAGGAAAAGAGGTTCGGTCAGACACATATCCCCAACATGGATCCATTCAACTAGAGAAACTGCCCCTGGGCACAGATGCAGTAATCTGGAGCCGTGGAGACAGCATCTCCAGGCCTGCAGTAAATGTTCCAAAAAAGAAGCTCAAAGTTACGGGCAACCCAAAGTCT ATTGCACCTTCATCAGTTTTTCACAACGGGACAGACATCGTTTACACA TATCATGGGATCATGCAAATGCAAGTAGAGGACGACACCTCCCCATCGAGGAAGGGCAGAAAGGCAAACATCCGTGTGGTTAGCAGGGGAGCCCAGCGGCAGGCGTCAGCAGCGTTTACTAAGACGAAGACAGATGTTCAACCAAGGATCTCAAAACCTAAAACAACTGGACTGGGCAAAGGACAT GCTACAGCTGACAGCTCCACACCAAAGCCCTGTGTGCCAGAACTAATGGGACTCCTGCATTTCAACCACAGCACCAATCAGCTTTATCACTGCAACGGAGTCTCCTGGAAACCCTGGGCACCTACTGATCAG ATGGTGAGCGCTCAGATGTGTCCTCAGGGCTGGACCTTTCATGGTGGCCACTGCTACACCCTCAGCACCGAGCACAAGGTCACATGGAGCACAGCTAACAAGGCCTGCAGGGAGAG ATATAAAGGCACTCTGACAAGTGTTCTTTCTAAAGTCGACATGGATTGGCTGTGGGACTTCAGCGGAAGAAAACCATTTTGGAtag GTCTGAATGACAGGGAGGGCCGAGGACGATGGGAGTGGGTAGGCGGCGAGCCGGTCAGCTACACTAACTGGAGGAAGACGCCCCCCCGGTCCAAAATGAAGGGAGGCAAAAAGTGCATCCTGGTGTGGAAAAGGGCAAAGTGGCAAATCAGAGACTGCAAGACGAGCAGAGGTCATCGCTTTGTGTGTtcagtgaaaacatga